A genome region from Nitrosopumilus oxyclinae includes the following:
- a CDS encoding 50S ribosomal protein L16: MHGANYRDGKGQVFTRKEYIKGKPQIKIAKFQGGKRGTYQYCVQLLLNEKIQIRHMAIESTRLAANKTLEKTTGESGYYSRLRIYPHNLLRENKQIATAGADRVSEGMRRSWGKAVSLGARVKQGQCIMELYVNGDAHLTAAKKALHGSCVKLPGTPLIKVIDWNKLSP, encoded by the coding sequence ATGCATGGTGCTAATTATCGAGATGGAAAAGGTCAAGTCTTTACAAGAAAAGAATACATCAAAGGTAAACCACAAATCAAAATTGCAAAATTTCAAGGTGGCAAAAGAGGAACATACCAGTACTGTGTTCAATTATTGTTAAACGAAAAAATTCAGATTAGACATATGGCTATTGAATCTACAAGACTAGCTGCAAACAAAACACTAGAAAAAACAACTGGTGAATCAGGATATTATTCAAGATTAAGGATTTACCCACACAATCTTCTCAGAGAAAACAAACAAATTGCAACTGCAGGTGCAGATAGAGTTTCAGAAGGAATGCGAAGATCATGGGGAAAAGCAGTAAGTCTAGGGGCTAGGGTAAAACAAGGACAATGCATTATGGAATTATACGTAAATGGTGATGCTCATCTAACTGCTGCAAAAAAAGCACTACATGGTTCATGTGTAAAATTACCAGGAACACCACTAATCAAAGTAATTGATTGGAACAAACTATCACCATAA
- the endA gene encoding tRNA-intron lyase: MDDTPLVHGELVSDQTCITQKNMIHELELKGFGEIEEKKLFLKSFETLYLLYAKRLILKKNKKQINFDIFMNICQKTDSETLTKFLIYRDLRNRGYVVKDGFGFGSDFRVYERGHYGEKGAKFLIFGLNEGQQEKMGNLQKKIEEITQMGKEPIIAVIERRGEVIYYKINKMDFAENKSRLEEPFDL, translated from the coding sequence ATGGATGATACCCCATTAGTTCATGGAGAGTTAGTTTCAGATCAAACATGTATCACACAAAAGAACATGATTCATGAATTAGAATTAAAGGGGTTTGGAGAAATTGAAGAAAAAAAATTATTCCTAAAATCATTTGAAACACTTTACTTGTTGTATGCAAAAAGACTGATTCTAAAAAAGAACAAAAAACAAATTAATTTTGATATTTTCATGAATATTTGTCAAAAAACTGATTCTGAGACTCTTACAAAGTTTTTGATTTATCGTGATCTTAGGAATAGGGGCTATGTTGTAAAAGATGGATTTGGATTTGGTTCTGATTTTCGAGTGTATGAGAGGGGTCATTATGGTGAAAAAGGTGCAAAATTCCTAATCTTTGGACTCAATGAGGGTCAACAAGAAAAGATGGGAAATCTACAAAAAAAGATTGAAGAAATTACTCAAATGGGAAAAGAACCAATCATTGCAGTAATAGAACGCCGTGGTGAAGTTATCTACTATAAAATCAATAAAATGGATTTTGCAGAAAACAAATCAAGACTTGAAGAACCCTTTGATCTCTAA
- a CDS encoding DNA repair helicase, with the protein MGLREIQLKEEYRSDKDDIVSEFFLPCLSNCIEYDRCVDFLSIQTLSTFSVAFDRFAEGKAKLRMITGHRFRTSDLNLFTKLFSEKYTKSFNGKLIKDAKIQKLQDIVNNGQVELKIAIPNSESITDTFSERIGIFRDDEDQTVAFTGTSKESFSAQSRDFESVDVFTSWNDKSRVERKVKDFEDLWQNKTKHVEVYDFMYAEENNLLKYSSEWIMKD; encoded by the coding sequence TTGGGCCTAAGAGAAATTCAATTAAAAGAAGAATATCGTTCAGACAAAGACGATATTGTTTCAGAGTTCTTCCTTCCCTGTCTAAGTAATTGTATTGAATATGACAGATGTGTTGATTTTTTATCCATTCAGACATTATCAACATTCTCAGTAGCATTTGATAGATTTGCAGAAGGAAAAGCAAAATTGAGAATGATTACAGGACACAGATTTAGAACTAGTGATCTCAATTTATTTACAAAACTCTTTTCTGAAAAATATACAAAGTCATTTAATGGAAAATTAATCAAAGATGCAAAAATCCAAAAGCTTCAAGACATTGTAAATAACGGACAAGTTGAATTAAAAATCGCAATACCAAATTCAGAAAGCATAACAGATACATTTTCAGAAAGAATTGGGATTTTCAGAGATGATGAAGACCAAACAGTTGCATTTACAGGAACATCCAAAGAATCATTTTCTGCACAATCTAGAGATTTTGAATCAGTGGATGTCTTTACTTCATGGAATGATAAATCCAGAGTTGAAAGAAAAGTAAAAGACTTTGAAGACTTGTGGCAAAATAAAACAAAACATGTGGAAGTGTATGATTTTATGTATGCTGAAGAAAATAATCTTTTAAAATATTCTTCAGAATGGATTATGAAAGATTAG
- a CDS encoding CDGSH iron-sulfur domain-containing protein, translated as MVKVTISAKENGPLIVETDGKRLCALCRCTASENKPNCDGSHAKSGFKAEASEIKVCD; from the coding sequence ATGGTAAAAGTAACAATCAGTGCAAAAGAAAACGGTCCATTAATTGTAGAAACTGATGGAAAGAGATTATGTGCATTATGCAGATGTACTGCATCTGAAAACAAACCAAATTGTGATGGCTCACATGCAAAATCTGGTTTCAAAGCAGAAGCATCAGAAATCAAAGTCTGTGATTAA
- a CDS encoding GNAT family N-acetyltransferase, with protein sequence MDSVVVRPSSGKDIPMILGLLYELGRPKPQKDSEVETFRKLVTKYVKDSDKTILVAELDSVRIIGMVSVVYLSRLNQSTLEMYIPELIVLEKYQNNGTGKKLINYCITLTKEKKCHRIRLESGNQRKESHKFYEHLGFEQSARSFTLNLD encoded by the coding sequence ATGGATAGTGTTGTAGTTAGACCATCATCTGGAAAAGATATCCCGATGATCCTTGGATTGTTGTATGAACTAGGGCGTCCAAAACCCCAAAAAGACTCTGAGGTTGAAACATTTCGTAAACTAGTTACAAAATATGTGAAAGATTCAGACAAAACAATCCTTGTTGCCGAACTTGATAGTGTGAGAATTATTGGTATGGTAAGTGTAGTGTATTTGTCAAGATTAAATCAATCAACATTGGAGATGTATATTCCAGAGTTAATTGTTCTTGAAAAATATCAAAATAATGGAACAGGCAAAAAACTAATCAATTATTGCATTACCCTTACAAAAGAGAAAAAATGTCATAGAATTAGATTGGAATCTGGAAATCAACGCAAGGAATCTCATAAATTCTATGAACATTTAGGGTTTGAGCAATCTGCTCGTTCATTTACATTAAATCTAGATTAA
- a CDS encoding MG2 domain-containing protein: MKSKLILFSIIVLSLVSFGIASVGMSDNAFAQTGVNVGVETETEVKIGEKSDDGESNVSVEGKTETSVEAKAQTSSETKAEEKSSEETSETSAKAESQVQLAIKSSYPKVKASSENSFAVQSKQKLYQPGEMIRVEGSLFSGLMTQLGASNTVNVQIFDNKGMMVKESTVQMKSGGGFDAEVLLPSNSVNGEYTIKSKIISDSSVLGTLSAETRANLETSTKVIVSTPSSVKIKVEGHDDFEVKVASNSKVTEVKFKEPEKKVSFMVEGESGTKGVTQISIPKALLSGQMSVMIDGKIMADEDVIVTANTETTTKLELNYHHSIHQIDVVGTNAVPEFGSVALIVMVVAISGIILVSSKYSRLGIRTI, translated from the coding sequence ATGAAAAGTAAGTTAATTTTATTTTCAATAATTGTTCTAAGTTTAGTATCCTTTGGTATTGCTTCAGTAGGTATGTCAGATAATGCATTTGCTCAAACTGGAGTGAATGTAGGTGTTGAGACTGAAACCGAAGTAAAGATTGGTGAAAAATCCGACGATGGTGAATCAAATGTATCCGTAGAGGGAAAAACAGAAACATCAGTAGAGGCAAAGGCCCAAACATCTTCAGAGACAAAGGCTGAAGAAAAATCATCAGAGGAAACATCTGAGACTAGTGCAAAGGCTGAATCTCAAGTACAGTTGGCAATCAAATCATCTTATCCTAAAGTTAAAGCCAGTTCTGAAAATTCATTTGCAGTTCAATCAAAACAAAAGTTGTATCAACCAGGTGAGATGATAAGAGTTGAAGGTTCTTTATTTTCTGGTTTAATGACACAACTTGGCGCTTCTAACACAGTAAATGTCCAAATATTTGACAACAAAGGAATGATGGTTAAAGAAAGCACTGTCCAAATGAAAAGTGGTGGGGGCTTTGATGCTGAAGTATTGTTACCATCAAACTCTGTTAACGGTGAATACACAATAAAATCAAAAATTATTTCAGACTCTTCAGTACTTGGAACTCTTAGTGCAGAAACTAGAGCAAACTTGGAGACTAGTACAAAGGTAATAGTATCTACTCCTTCATCTGTAAAAATTAAAGTTGAAGGTCATGATGATTTTGAGGTTAAGGTTGCAAGTAATTCCAAAGTAACTGAAGTGAAATTCAAAGAACCTGAAAAGAAAGTCTCCTTTATGGTAGAGGGGGAATCTGGAACTAAAGGAGTTACTCAAATCAGTATTCCAAAGGCATTGCTCAGTGGACAAATGTCAGTAATGATAGATGGCAAAATAATGGCTGATGAGGATGTGATTGTTACAGCAAATACTGAAACCACTACAAAGTTGGAATTAAACTACCATCACAGCATACACCAAATTGATGTTGTAGGAACTAATGCAGTTCCTGAATTTGGCTCAGTGGCATTAATCGTAATGGTTGTAGCCATAAGTGGAATAATACTTGTCTCTTCAAAGTATTCTAGACTTGGAATCAGAACAATCTGA
- a CDS encoding superoxide dismutase, producing MGDFLLPDLPYAYDALEPHIDAQTMEIHHSKHHQAYTNGLNDAWDEMSKENQDKGLLIILSDLDQLKPEVRGRINFHGGGYNNHELFWKSMKPGGGGEPGGKLKEAIDKEFGSFEKFKEKFSAETAVIQGSGWGWLIFNPVTKKIQFKTTANQDSPITEELVPLLGLDVWEHAYYLKYENKRPAYIEAWWNVINWEEVELRFTRAENTAKALFTKYR from the coding sequence ATGGGCGATTTTCTATTACCTGATTTACCATATGCATATGATGCACTAGAGCCACATATCGATGCGCAAACAATGGAGATACATCACTCAAAACACCATCAAGCATACACAAACGGATTAAATGATGCATGGGATGAGATGTCAAAAGAAAATCAAGACAAAGGATTACTAATTATATTATCGGATTTGGATCAACTAAAACCCGAAGTCAGAGGGCGAATCAATTTCCATGGTGGAGGTTACAATAACCATGAATTGTTTTGGAAGAGCATGAAACCTGGTGGCGGTGGAGAACCAGGTGGGAAATTAAAAGAAGCAATAGATAAGGAATTTGGAAGTTTTGAGAAGTTTAAAGAAAAATTCTCAGCTGAGACTGCAGTAATACAAGGCAGTGGTTGGGGATGGCTGATATTTAATCCAGTTACAAAAAAAATTCAATTCAAAACAACTGCAAATCAAGACAGTCCAATCACTGAAGAACTCGTACCACTATTAGGATTGGATGTTTGGGAGCATGCATACTATCTAAAATATGAAAACAAGAGACCAGCTTACATTGAAGCTTGGTGGAATGTAATTAATTGGGAAGAGGTCGAACTACGATTTACAAGAGCAGAAAATACTGCAAAGGCATTGTTTACAAAATATCGTTGA